The Bombus fervidus isolate BK054 chromosome 3, iyBomFerv1, whole genome shotgun sequence genome includes a window with the following:
- the LOC139998485 gene encoding uncharacterized protein, translating into MALLSNHHEYPVSTEIVTTTYPTTTRTYDTLYPSPYNSPNYDSIKIAYSENYAHKGEITPQKGAETISYGKEVVAKYSRTPDSYERSSFSVLTPVTPQRYEPQHAINHTASPATMLHEDSSVEYRPPAYCYETPPQEQKFQSLEAGKPMQMMVEQRGNCWEPVTSAQKQVSPTSSPRRGRRRSRDIPPSPSVLKRRRLAANARERRRMNGLNDAFDKLREVVPSLGADHKLSKFETLQMAQTYIAALCDLLQRHDGKWQ; encoded by the exons ATGGCTCTACTGTCGAACCACCACGAATACCCAGTTTCTACTGAAATCGTGACAACCACGTACccgacgacgacgaggacTTACGACACTTTATATCCGTCGCCGTACAATTCCCCGAATTACGACTCTATCAAGATTGCATATAGTGAGAATTACGCGCACAAAGGTGAGATCACCCCGCAGAAAGGAGCAGAGACGATCAGTTATGGGAAAGAGGTAGTTGCAAAATATTCCAGAACGCCGGATTCGTACGAAAGAAGCTCGTTTAGCGTTCTGACACCTGTAACGCCTCAGAG gtACGAGCCACAGCACGCGATAAATCACACCGCCTCTCCGGCAACGATGCTGCACGAGGACAGTTCTGTGGAGTATCGTCCGCCAGCCTATTGCTACGAAACTCCGCCTCaagaacaaaaatttcaaagcCTGGAGGCCGGCAAGCCGATGCAGATGATGGTCGAGCAAAGAGGCAATTGTTGGGAACCTGTTACATCGGCGCAG AAACAAGTGTCGCCTACCAGCAGCCCTCGCAGAGGAAGACGACGCTCCAGGGACATTCCGCCATCGCCAAGCGTGTTGAAGCGCCGGCGTTTGGCCGCGAATGCGCGCGAAAGACGTCGAATGAACGGTCTGAACGATGCTTTTGATAAATTACGCGAAGTTGTACCGAGCCTTGGGGCGGATCACAAGCTCAGTAAATTCGAGACGTTGCAAATGGCGCAGACCTACATCGCCGCGCTCTGTGACCTTCTTCAGAGACACGATGGCAAGTGGCAGTGA